The Clostridium beijerinckii genomic sequence AGATATTTTAAACTCTATTTTTCACGCTTTTTGCTAATTTTCATAAAATACAATAAAGCATTAGTATGATTTTTAGTATGGTTGTTTATAAATAAACAATTACTATATTAATCTATTACAGGAGATATTAAAATAATGTTTCAAAACAAAAAAACTTCAATAATAATCCTAACCTATAATAATATTAATTATAATCAAATATGCCTTGAAAGTATAAGAAAATACACTACTTTAGGCACCTATGAAATAATCATTGTAGATAACAATTCTAGTGATGGAACTAGAGAATGGCTTAAAGAACAAACTGATATTAAACTCATTTTAAATGATGATAATTTGGGTTTTCCAAAAGGCTGCAATCTTGGAATAAATGCAGCTGAAAAAGATAACGATATTTTAGTTCTAAACAATGATACAAAAGTTACACCAAGATGGCTTGATAACCTTAAAGCCTGTCTATACAGCAATGAAAAAATTGGTGCTGTAGCAGCAATTACTAATAATTGTTCTAACTATCAAGCAATAAATGTTCCATATACAGATATAGAAGATATGATCGATTTTGCAGACAAAAACAATATTTCTAATTCAGAGATGTGGGAAGAAAAATCCAGATTGGTAGCCTTCTGCATGTTAATTAAAAGAGAAGTTATTAATAAAGTCGGAACCTTTGATGAGCGGTTTACTCCTGGAAATTTTGAAGATGATGATTTATGCATGAGAATTGTGGATGCTGGATATAAACTCATGGTTTGTAATGATAGTTTCATACACCATTTTGGAAGCACATCTTTTAAGAGTGATTATGCTAAATTTAATAATATTCTAAAAACAAATGCTCATAAGTTTGAAGAAAAATGGGGCTTCAATTCTAATTCAGAAAGTTTATTAAAGTTTGATATTATAAACCGTATAAATGAACCAATAGAAAAAAAATTAAATATTCTTGAATTTAATTGTGGTCTGGGGTCTACCCTACTTAAATTAAAATATATATATCCTAATGCAATGCTGTATGGTATAGAGCCAAATAGAAATGTAGCCAAAATATGTGAAAAAATAATAGAAACAATGACTGGGGATTTTGAAGAAAACTATACTATGAACTTCAAAGAAAGCAAAACTAACTTTTTTGATTATATAATTATTGGGAATAAACTTCAATTTAGTAAGGATCCATGGAAATTACTAACTGAGTTAAAAAAATATTTAAAGCCTGATGGATATATAATTGCCACAATACCAAATTTAATGCATTATTCTGTTATAAAAGGTTTATTAAAGGGAACTTTTATCTATAATCACGATTCCATATTAAATCCAAAGTGCACAAAATTTTTCACATTACCAGATATACAAAAAATATTCGAGGAATGTGGATATATAAATCCATATATATTTCATTACTCTAGAGAAATATCACAAGAAGATGATAATTTTTTAGATCAAATATGTGATATTGTTGGAAGTAATATGAAAGGCTTTTTTATATCCTACCAGTATGTAGCTAAGTTTCAAAACAATACTTTTATAGATACTCAAATCTGAATTCAGACTTATGTGGTATCTTACCGGTACGCCAAGCAAGGGCGTAAAAGATAATGAGGGCTAACCTTCCTCATTATTACTATATAGCAGGTGGGAATCCTGCATGACAAAGGCCATCAACCAGTCATTAGTTAGTCTTGGGCTTATTATGGCGATGTAATAAGTTAAGTGTAGACAAACAAGGTACCAGGCCGCAAGCGAATGCTGAAACTACTAGCCACGAAATTATCACAAAGTCAGAAAGGACGATAATATCGGTAAATTAGAAGTCAGAACATAGATAATCATTATTGCAAGAATATCTGTGCTTTCTCGTGGTTTTAAGGTGTAGCATGGTATACATTGATATAGTACGTCAACTTGGGAGGACTCATTATTCTCTGACTTCAGAGTATGGAAAACAATGATTAGAAATCAGAGGTATTCAAATGATAATGAGTAGTCGGATTACACCATAGTACTGAAGAAATGAGTAATGACCATGGAGGGAAGGGTGTAACATATTATAGACCTTGAAAAGAGAAACAGAAATTCTCACACAGAGGAGGAAAAAAAAATGTACACAAAACTTGAGAGGATAGCAGAAATAGCTGGAAATAATCCTAAAGAGAAATTTACATCACTAATGCATTTAGTTAACAAGGAAATGCTAATTTTATGCCATTATGAACTGAGCGGAAATAAGGCTACAGGAGTGGATAAGGTAACAAAGGAAGAATATGAAACTAACTTAGAGAATAATATTGATAATCTACTAATTAGAATGAAGACTTTTAAATATAGACCGCAGCCTGTAAGGAGAGTATACATAGATAAGTCTGGTTCAAACAAGAAAAGACCTCTAGGTATACCGGCATATGAAGACAAAGTTGTACAATTAGCCATTAATAAAATATTAAAATCAATATATGAACAAGATTTCATTGATAGTTCTTTTGGGTTTAGACAAAATAGAAGTTGTCATGATGCTCTTAAAATCTTAAATGTATATTTATCTGAAAAGAATGTGAATTATGTTGTAGATGCTGATATTAAAGGATTCTTTGATAATGTTGACCACAAGTGGTTGATGAAATTTCTTGAACACAGGATTGCAGACAAGAACTTACTTAGATATATAGGTAGATTTTTGAAAACTGGAATAATGGAAAACGGAAAGTTTTATAAAGTATATGAAGGAACTCCACAAGGGGGAATAATATCTCCAACATTAGCAAACATTTATTTACATTATGTTTTAGATATATGGTTTAATAACTTTATCAAAAAGAAGTGTAAAGGACAGGCGTACATAGTACGCTATGCGGATGATTTTGTTTGCTGTTTTCAGTATGAAGACGAAGCGAAAGCTTTCTATGAAGCATTGAAAAACAGATTAGACAAATTTAACTTGCAGGTAGCTGAAGATAAAACTAAAATATTATATTTCGGTAAGAATGCCTACTATGATAGAAAATTCAAGAGAGCATGAAAGTTAGAATCATATAAAGATAGAACTTTTGATTTTCTAGGATTTACACACTTCTGCAGTTGCAGAAAGAATGGAAGTTTTAGAGTTAAGAGGAAGACTAGCTCAAAGAAATTTGGAGCTAGCATAAAGAGATTGAATGAATGGTTAAAGAATAATAGAACAGTGCCGCTCACATTATTAATGGAGAAACTGACACAGAGACTAATAGGATATTATAGGTATTACGGAATCACTGACAACAGTTTAAGTCTCGCAACTTTCAGATATTTAGTAAGAAAACTAACTTTTAAATGGCTAAACAAAAGAAGTCAGAAAAGAAGTTATAACTGGAGAAGTTTTGACACTATGTTTGAGTGCTTCAAAATACCTAAAGCTAAAATATATGTTAATATTTTCAACTTAAAAGAAGATATATCATATATACTGTGAATTATAATGTGGGGAGCCGTATGCGGGAAATCCGCACGTACGGTTCTGAGAGGGGTTAGGGAAGTGATTCCCTAGTCTACTTACCAAACAATAAATATTTCTGTAACCCCAAGGGTCATAATAATTCGGAAGACTATGGAAACATAGCTGAAATCCCTAAGTTGCAAGTTGTATCCAATTTAGCATGTCACCGCTTTTTGCGTTACAAGCTAAATTGGAAATTTTCACACAAATTCTATTTCTATTTTTTCATTTTTTTTAGTGTTATATACCTCGATTATCATTTGCTTAAAATCTTATGCATAACTCTTCCCTCTCATTCAGACACGCCTCTCTTACTTTAATTATAATTTATTTCAGGAATGTGTCCATAAAACTATACTAGAATCAATACATAGAAAAATATTTATATAGAAATATATATTTATAGGTATCTAGTTTTATATAAACATATTTAAATATTTAAATATAAAAATATTTATAGGAAACATGCGGGTTTGAAGAACATGAGGATTTAAAGCATTTATTTTAAGTATATTTAATCTAAGAAAATTATAGATTAAACTGTCCATATATAACACTTATAAAATAAAAGTGATAATAATAATATGAATATTATAGTCATTTATCATAATTGTAGCAGCTTTAATGATTCAACATATATTATATTAGATAACTATAATAATAGTTAAGTCATTTGAAAACAAAAGAAAATTAAGGAGATGACAAAATGCCTAGTGTAATTCTTAGTCCAATTGCGGATGCATATATATCATTGTTAAATCCAAACACGAACTTTGGATTCTCAAGTCTTTTATTTACAGGAAGATTTGTTCAGCCTAATGACCTATTTAGAAGTTTATTAAAATTTGATTTAACTGGTTCTGTTCCATCCGGAAGTTCTATAGCAAATGCTTCTTTAAATTTATTTGTTTTTAGAAAAGATCTTCCTGATGCTGTTTTGTCTCCACAGACTGTCAGCGTATTTACAAATGCAAGCGACTTTTCTGAAAATACAGTTACGTGGAATAATGCACCGGCAATAAATCCGACAATTTATTCTATAAATGTAACTGATGCAGATATTGGTATGTATATAAGTATTGATATAACTAATTTAGTAATAGATTGGGCAAACAACCCAGCAACAAATTTTGGTGTAACATTAACTGGTATTGAAAATGTAATTGATACAATTATAGGTTACTTCTCAAAAGAGTGGGCAGTTGAAACACAAAGACCATTCCTTAGCATAGAATTCTCATCTGGAGGAACTGGCGCTACTGGTGCTACAGGTCCTACAGGCCCTACTGGACCTACTGGACCTACTGGACCTACTGGACCTACTGGTGCCACTGGAGAAACTGGACCTGCAGGAAATACTGGCAGCGCAGTTACTGGCGCCACCGGACCTACAGGTGATACTGGTGTAACCGGACCTACTGGCGATACTGGTGTAACTGGACCTACTGGTGATACTGGCGTTACTGGACCTACAGGTGATACTGGCGTTACAGGACCTACTGGAGACACTGGAGCAACAGGACCTACTGGCGATACTGGTGTAACTGGACCTACTGGAGACACTGGAGTAACAGGATCTACTGGAGACACAGGAGTAACTGGAGCTACAGGTGATACTGGAGTTACCGGTGATACTGGAGTAACTGGATCTACAGGTGACACTGGAGTCACAGGTTCTACTGGTGCGACTGGAATTACCGGCCCTACTGGAGGCATTGGAATTACCGGACCTACAGGTGACACTGGAGTTACAGGATCTACTGGAGAGACTGGAATTACCGGCCCTACTGGAGACACAGGAGTAACAGGACCTACTGGTGATACTGGAATAACTGGAGCTACAGGAGCTACTGGAGTCACAGGACCTACAGGTGATACTGGCGTAACAGGACCTACTGGCGATACTGGAGTAACAGGACCTACAGGTGACACTGGAGTTACAGGTTCTACTGGTGCGACTGGAATAACCGGACCTACAGGAGATACCGGAGTAACAGGATCTACTGGAGACACCGGAGTTACTGGACCTACAGGCGACACAGGAGTTACTGGAGCTACAGGTGATACTGGAGTTACTGGTCCTACTGGCGATACTGGAGTAACAGGAACTACAGGTGATACTGGAATTACCGGCCCTACTGGAGACACTGGAGCAACAGGAACTACAGGTGATACTGGAATTACCGGTCCTACTGGCGATACTGGAGCAACAGGCCCTACAGGTGACACTGGAATAACCGGTCCTACTGGCGATACTGGAGTTACCGGACCTACCGGTGATACTGGAGTTACCGGACCTACCGGTGATACCGGAGCAACCGGCGATACTGGACTTACTGGACCTACAGGTGATACTGGAGTTACCGGACCTACTGGAGACACAGGAGCAACCGGACCTACTGGTGATACCGGAGTAACAGGATCTACTGGTACGACTGGAATTACCGGAGCTACAGGAGATACTGGAATAACCGGACCTACTGGAGACACAGGAGTAACTGGAGCTACAGGTGATACTGGAGTTACCGGTCCTACTGGCGATACTGGAGCAACAGGATCTACAGGTGATACCGGAGTAACAGGACCTACTGGTGATACTGGAATAACTGGAGCTACAGGAGTTACTGGACCTACAGGCGACACCGGAGTTACTGGAGCTACAGGTGATACTGGAGTCACAGGTTCTACTGGTGCGACTGGAATAACCGGACCTACTGGAGACACTGGAGTTACTGGACCTACTGGCGATACTGGAGTAACTGGATCTACAGGTGACACAGGAGTAACAGGACCTACTGGCGATACTGGTGTAACAGGATCTACTGGAGACACAGGAGCAACAGGCCCTACAGGTGATACCGGAGTAACAGGACCTACCGGCAACACAGGAGCAACCGGAACTACAGGTGACACTGGAATAACCGGACCTACAGGCGACACCGGAGTAACTGGAGTCACAGGTTCTACTGGTGCGACTGGAATAACCGGATCTACTGGTGCAACCGGAGCTACCGGAATTACAGGTTCCACTGGATCTACTGGCGCAACTGGAGCTACTGGAGTTACAGGTTCCACTGGATCTACTGGCGCAACCGGAGCTACCGGAATTACAGGTTCCACTGGATCTACTGGTGCAACCGGAGCTACCGGAGTTACAGGTTCTACCGGATCTACTGGCGCAACCGGAGCTACTGGAGTTACCGGTGTAACTGGACCTACTGGCGCACCGCAACTAGCCTTCACCGATGCTGGCGGTACACTTGCTGCTTCTATTACTATTGGCACTGAAACCTCAGTAGTAAGTACAAATATAAGTACGACAACTGGTCAGAATGTTAAAGTTGATTTTGCAGTTGGCATTCAGGTAGTTACTACTGCAAATTCTTCCATAGTCTTCCAATTAAGACTATACAGTAATGGTACTTTGGTTGCGTCCAGAGAAGTTGAGCGAGTAATTTCAAGTGCTGGAACTCAGCGTTTCCCTGTTAGTAACACTTACGTTGACACAGCAACGACAACAGGAACAACGACCTATGACGTAAGACTTGTTTTTCTAACAGCTACTAATGTCGCTTCTGCCACTGCAATTAATAGATATTTAAACTGTATAGCTTTCTAATGATTTTTTAATTTTTATAAGGATGCTCTTCTTGAGCATCCTTTCCTCTGTTTGTTTTTTAATAAAACAGAATCTTTTTTCCTTTTATATAGAAATATATTATTTCACATATATTAAAGCAAGGTAGATTAACTACTACTGCTGACCAAAAAGTAAAATTAGACTCTTTATTAGCAATTCAATCTGTATCAAAATATTTTTACTACCATATTATATAGTGTAAAACTTTAAAGAAGGTGGTTATTTGATAACTATTAGTCTCTGTATGATAGTTAAAAATGAAGAAGATGTAATTGCAAACTGCTTGGAATCAGTAAAAGATATAGTCGATGAAATGATAATTGTTGATACTGGCTCTGATGATAAGACAAAAAAAATTGTTAAAAGATATACAGATAAAATTTATGATTTTAAATGGATTGATGATTTTTCTGCCGCAAGAAATTTTGCTTTTAGTAAAGCTACCAAAGATTATATTCTTTGGTTAGATGCTGATGATGTTGTATTGCCTGAAGATGGCGAGAAATTCAAAGATTTAAAAGAAACTTTAGATCCTACTGTTGATTCTGTAACTGCCAAGTATAATACAGCATTTGATGAATACGGAAATGTCACTGCAAGTTACAGGCGTAATCGCCTAGTTAAGAGGAGTAATAATTTTCAATGGTTTGGCTTCGTTCATGAATATCTAGCAGTTGGGGGAAATATAATCAATAGTGAAATTGCAATAACTCATAGGAAGTTAAAACAAACTCCAAAACGAAATCTAGAAATTTATCAGAATAAATTAAAAGAAGGAGTTGTATTTACACCAAGAGATATTCTCTACTACGGTAATGAATTATATGACCATAGAATGTTTGATGAAGCATTGCAATACTATAATAAATTTTTGGATTCAAAGCAAGGCTGGTTTGAAGATAATATCAGAGTCTGTGAAAAAATATGTGATTATTATCAATCAATAGATAAGGTAGAAGATGGGAGAAGATATGCATTTAGGAGCTTCGAATATGACACTCCTAGAGCTGAAGCTTGCTGTAAAATAGGCTTTTCTTTTTTACATGAAAAGAAGTATAAGCAGTCAGCTTTTTGGTACGAACAGGCTACAAAACTAGAAAAACCAAAAGACAGCTGGGGATTTTTCAATGATGCATGTTGGACATGGTTACCTCATTTACAACTATGTGTTTGCTATGATAGACTTGGAGATCACAACTTAGCATATGAGCATAATGAAATTGCTGCCAAATTTAGGCCTAATGATTCACGCATACTATACAATAGAAACTATTTTAAAAGTATAGGAATTGGTTAAAAAAGTACAGAGTATCTTTATGTTACTCTGTACTTTTTTATTAAACTTCAAGTAACAATAGCATTATGAAATTCATAAAATATATTAATTTTAAATTGTCTATTATAAATAAACCGAATATTTTAAAGAACCTATTTAATATTATAAATAGCTGCTACAGATGTAATAAAAAAACAAATGAATTTAAGTTATTATTGCCAAATTGAAAGGTGGCTTATGGTTAATGCATGTCCAAAAAGTTTTAACAAATATTACTTGTAAAGAATATTGTACTTCTCATAATTATAAATATTCTGTTATAAAAGAAGCACATCCTCAGAAAATATACTTGCCAAATTATAGTGATAATACCGAAGAGATTGCGTCTATAGATAGTAAATTTCCTGAAATTTATACAGCTGAATTATCTAATGTAAATTTAATTGGTGCTAACCCTATAATTTTTGATGATAAAAATTTTTGTATCTATGATTTAGCATTTAAGAATCATGAGAATAAATTTGATTTTAGAGGCAATAACATTTTTGACATGAGAAATCGTCAAGCTTTTATTGGTTATACTGA encodes the following:
- a CDS encoding glycosyltransferase, giving the protein MIVKNEEDVIANCLESVKDIVDEMIIVDTGSDDKTKKIVKRYTDKIYDFKWIDDFSAARNFAFSKATKDYILWLDADDVVLPEDGEKFKDLKETLDPTVDSVTAKYNTAFDEYGNVTASYRRNRLVKRSNNFQWFGFVHEYLAVGGNIINSEIAITHRKLKQTPKRNLEIYQNKLKEGVVFTPRDILYYGNELYDHRMFDEALQYYNKFLDSKQGWFEDNIRVCEKICDYYQSIDKVEDGRRYAFRSFEYDTPRAEACCKIGFSFLHEKKYKQSAFWYEQATKLEKPKDSWGFFNDACWTWLPHLQLCVCYDRLGDHNLAYEHNEIAAKFRPNDSRILYNRNYFKSIGIG
- the ltrA gene encoding group II intron reverse transcriptase/maturase, giving the protein MYTKLERIAEIAGNNPKEKFTSLMHLVNKEMLILCHYELSGNKATGVDKVTKEEYETNLENNIDNLLIRMKTFKYRPQPVRRVYIDKSGSNKKRPLGIPAYEDKVVQLAINKILKSIYEQDFIDSSFGFRQNRSCHDALKILNVYLSEKNVNYVVDADIKGFFDNVDHKWLMKFLEHRIADKNLLRYIGRFLKTGIMENGKFYKVYEGTPQGGIISPTLANIYLHYVLDIWFNNFIKKKCKGQAYIVRYADDFVCCFQYEDEAKAFYEALKNRLDKFNLQVAEDKTKILYFGKNAYYDRKFKRA
- a CDS encoding glycosyltransferase codes for the protein MFQNKKTSIIILTYNNINYNQICLESIRKYTTLGTYEIIIVDNNSSDGTREWLKEQTDIKLILNDDNLGFPKGCNLGINAAEKDNDILVLNNDTKVTPRWLDNLKACLYSNEKIGAVAAITNNCSNYQAINVPYTDIEDMIDFADKNNISNSEMWEEKSRLVAFCMLIKREVINKVGTFDERFTPGNFEDDDLCMRIVDAGYKLMVCNDSFIHHFGSTSFKSDYAKFNNILKTNAHKFEEKWGFNSNSESLLKFDIINRINEPIEKKLNILEFNCGLGSTLLKLKYIYPNAMLYGIEPNRNVAKICEKIIETMTGDFEENYTMNFKESKTNFFDYIIIGNKLQFSKDPWKLLTELKKYLKPDGYIIATIPNLMHYSVIKGLLKGTFIYNHDSILNPKCTKFFTLPDIQKIFEECGYINPYIFHYSREISQEDDNFLDQICDIVGSNMKGFFISYQYVAKFQNNTFIDTQI
- a CDS encoding DNRLRE domain-containing protein, with translation MPSVILSPIADAYISLLNPNTNFGFSSLLFTGRFVQPNDLFRSLLKFDLTGSVPSGSSIANASLNLFVFRKDLPDAVLSPQTVSVFTNASDFSENTVTWNNAPAINPTIYSINVTDADIGMYISIDITNLVIDWANNPATNFGVTLTGIENVIDTIIGYFSKEWAVETQRPFLSIEFSSGGTGATGATGPTGPTGPTGPTGPTGPTGATGETGPAGNTGSAVTGATGPTGDTGVTGPTGDTGVTGPTGDTGVTGPTGDTGVTGPTGDTGATGPTGDTGVTGPTGDTGVTGSTGDTGVTGATGDTGVTGDTGVTGSTGDTGVTGSTGATGITGPTGGIGITGPTGDTGVTGSTGETGITGPTGDTGVTGPTGDTGITGATGATGVTGPTGDTGVTGPTGDTGVTGPTGDTGVTGSTGATGITGPTGDTGVTGSTGDTGVTGPTGDTGVTGATGDTGVTGPTGDTGVTGTTGDTGITGPTGDTGATGTTGDTGITGPTGDTGATGPTGDTGITGPTGDTGVTGPTGDTGVTGPTGDTGATGDTGLTGPTGDTGVTGPTGDTGATGPTGDTGVTGSTGTTGITGATGDTGITGPTGDTGVTGATGDTGVTGPTGDTGATGSTGDTGVTGPTGDTGITGATGVTGPTGDTGVTGATGDTGVTGSTGATGITGPTGDTGVTGPTGDTGVTGSTGDTGVTGPTGDTGVTGSTGDTGATGPTGDTGVTGPTGNTGATGTTGDTGITGPTGDTGVTGVTGSTGATGITGSTGATGATGITGSTGSTGATGATGVTGSTGSTGATGATGITGSTGSTGATGATGVTGSTGSTGATGATGVTGVTGPTGAPQLAFTDAGGTLAASITIGTETSVVSTNISTTTGQNVKVDFAVGIQVVTTANSSIVFQLRLYSNGTLVASREVERVISSAGTQRFPVSNTYVDTATTTGTTTYDVRLVFLTATNVASATAINRYLNCIAF